A stretch of DNA from Spirochaetota bacterium:
CCGGTAACGGAGGCCGCCCGCTTCATCGCCGGTATCGAGCCGGGGAACTTCAACCTCTTCATCGTCTTCGGATTCGGCTTCGCCTATCATCTGGCGGAGCTCCTCGATCGCATTTCCGGAGATGCCGTCGTGCTGGTACTCGAGCAGAGCGCCGCCATGATCCGTTCGGCGATCATCCACCGGGATCTTTCAAACATGCTTTCCGATGAGCGGCTGCACATACTGGTCGACCCCACGGAGGAGGGCCTGGCGGACATTCTGCGGGGCAAGTCCACCTACCGGGTTTCATTCCTCACCCACCGGGGCTCATTTCAGATCGCCCCCGCGTATTACTCGAACCTGCATCGTATCTCGAAATCCTACCTGTCGGCGAAAGAGGTCAACATCGCCACGCTCGCCAAGTTCGAGCGCACCTGGGGGGCTAACATTGCGCGCAACGCCGGGGTGTTCATCGACAACCCCGGGGCCGGGGATTTTTACGGAAAGTTTGCGGGGGTCCCGGCCATAATCGCCGCGGCGGGACCGTCGCTGTCGGACAGTATCGGGTTCATCCGGGCGAACGCGGACCGCGCGGTGATCGTCGCGGTCGACACCTCGTACGGAATATTGAAGAAACATGGCGTCGAGCCCCACTTCTGCGTTTCGGTGGATCCGCAGCTCATCAACGCCCGTTATTTCGAGGGCGATACGGGTGGCAGGACCGTGCTGGTGGCCGATCCCACGGTACACCCCTCGGTTTTTCGACTCTTTCGGGGAAGGCGCGCGCTCGCGGGGATGGCGTTTCCCATGCTGAAATGGATGGAGGAGGCGACCGGGCCTAAGGGCGAAATGGCGTACGGGGGCTCGGTCTCGACCAACGCGTACGATTTCGCCAGGAGGCTCGGTGCTTCGACGATCGCGCTGGTGGGGCAGGACCTGGCCTTTACGGGCGGCCTCGCCCACGCGCGCGGTTCGTATCTCGACGAGCAGGTGTTTCTGCGCACGCGGCGCTTCTACACGCCGTTCATGTTCAACCGTTTCCAGCTCACGGCGCTTCCGGCGATACTGGTGCGGGGCATACGCTCACCGGTCGTCCATACCAATCAGAAGATGATGATATTCCTCTCCTGGTTCGAGAAGCGGAACGATCCGCGGCTTGTAAACGCAAGCTTTGACGGCGCCCGCATAAAGGGCCTTCGTCACGTCGCCGCGGAAGAGCTTCGTTTTGATGGCCCCGTCATCGACATATTCGGTCTTATCGACTCGGCGTATGAAGAGGGTATGTCCGCGCTGCGCAATCCGAAGGAGGTGCGCCGGGCAATCGTGCGCCGCTGCGAGGCCATGCTCGGCGAGCTGGAAGCGCTCGTGCCGCTGCTCGAGAAGGCCGTACGCAATTCGGAGGAACTCCGGGCCGTTCTCGCAGCGGAGCGGCGCGACCGGGGAAAGATGGAATACCTGTTGAAAAGGCTCGCGGAGGCCGACAGAAGCATCGAGTCGCTCGACGCGCTGAAAGACATGATAAGCTTTACCGCGCAGCGCG
This window harbors:
- a CDS encoding 6-hydroxymethylpterin diphosphokinase MptE-like protein, with amino-acid sequence MTELFEKNSALLKRRHGPVHVAVLGAEDDPRIRVSASRGGAPVPEIAQEGGTISVHSRYDPVTEAARFIAGIEPGNFNLFIVFGFGFAYHLAELLDRISGDAVVLVLEQSAAMIRSAIIHRDLSNMLSDERLHILVDPTEEGLADILRGKSTYRVSFLTHRGSFQIAPAYYSNLHRISKSYLSAKEVNIATLAKFERTWGANIARNAGVFIDNPGAGDFYGKFAGVPAIIAAAGPSLSDSIGFIRANADRAVIVAVDTSYGILKKHGVEPHFCVSVDPQLINARYFEGDTGGRTVLVADPTVHPSVFRLFRGRRALAGMAFPMLKWMEEATGPKGEMAYGGSVSTNAYDFARRLGASTIALVGQDLAFTGGLAHARGSYLDEQVFLRTRRFYTPFMFNRFQLTALPAILVRGIRSPVVHTNQKMMIFLSWFEKRNDPRLVNASFDGARIKGLRHVAAEELRFDGPVIDIFGLIDSAYEEGMSALRNPKEVRRAIVRRCEAMLGELEALVPLLEKAVRNSEELRAVLAAERRDRGKMEYLLKRLAEADRSIESLDALKDMISFTAQRVIHTITEGYEVDEGEGAVAEDERVAMRSRFLYLGFLEGSTFIRKVIVKMLATLDG